Genomic DNA from Candidatus Nitronereus thalassa:
TTGAGCACCCCATGTTTCTTCTTCCTGATCAATTAGCCGGAGTTTCAATCGTCGACAGACTTCTCGCACTTCCCATTTCACTTCCGCCACCAATCCAATTTTCATCTTGTCTCTCCTTGAGTGGTATAGCCATGTTGGCGAAACCAGTTGACTGCTTCTTCCATCGCCTTCCGTAGGGAAGTTTGGGGAAGTCCAAGTTCGCTCATCGCCTTTCGACTGTCATATCGCATCGGTTGCCCCGCCATCCGCACCCCGTCCAACGATGCGCGTGGCTCACGACCACTGAGACGACCCATCATCTCTCCTGCCGCCCCGGCGATATAGGCGACTGCATAGGGAATTTTGAACCGCGGGGGGGTCTGCCCACTTACCTCGCCAAGAAGAGCCAGCACCTCTTCCAGGGACCGATTTTCATGGCCAAGGATATAGCGTTCCCCACAGCGACCTTTTTCCGCCGCTAGCCAATGGCCGAACGCCACATCTTCCACTGCGATCCAATTGAACACCGCGTCCAGATACGCCGGAAGCCGCCCATTGAGAAAATCGACAATCAATCGCCCCGTCGGCGTCGGCTTCAAATCCCACCCACCGATAGGAGTCGTTGGGTTTACGATGGTGATGGGCGCTCCCTGTCGAATCAGTTCCCAGACCGTCTGTTCGGCTAAGACTTTCGTCCGCTGATACACACTCCGGCATTCCTCAGGGAAAACAAAATCTTCTTCGGTTCCCAGTTGAGTATCCGAGCAGCGCACCGTCACGCCGCTCGAGGTATACACCATTCGTTGGACTCCGGCTTTCATTGCCGTTTCAAGAAGCCGGCGGGTCCCGCCGACATTGACCTCCCACATCTGCTGAGGGTCGGGCACCCAAAATCGGTAGTCTGCCGCGACGTGAAACAGAACATCGATGTCTGCGACCGCCTGTTCCAGCGAACCAGGATCATTCAGTGAACCCTCAAGGAAGGTAACAGGTATGTCCTTCAACCCTTGCCGATTGCTAGTAGGTCTGACCAGAACGCGCAC
This window encodes:
- the hpnA gene encoding hopanoid-associated sugar epimerase: MQALVTGGTGFIGNHVVRTLIRQGLDVRVLVRPTSNRQGLKDIPVTFLEGSLNDPGSLEQAVADIDVLFHVAADYRFWVPDPQQMWEVNVGGTRRLLETAMKAGVQRMVYTSSGVTVRCSDTQLGTEEDFVFPEECRSVYQRTKVLAEQTVWELIRQGAPITIVNPTTPIGGWDLKPTPTGRLIVDFLNGRLPAYLDAVFNWIAVEDVAFGHWLAAEKGRCGERYILGHENRSLEEVLALLGEVSGQTPPRFKIPYAVAYIAGAAGEMMGRLSGREPRASLDGVRMAGQPMRYDSRKAMSELGLPQTSLRKAMEEAVNWFRQHGYTTQGETR